Proteins found in one Mytilus edulis chromosome 2, xbMytEdul2.2, whole genome shotgun sequence genomic segment:
- the LOC139510465 gene encoding uncharacterized protein → MLRYVAMLFVVIFAVVSAYDPVYDPVYGGGVAPQYGGGGAPQYGGGGAPQYGGGGAPQYKGDGASQYGGSGAPQYGGGVDHYYGGQDQPVQYGYDYYKKHCPCSKSHKKIDFVFVIKLVTKNYKPRGNRRRNYFSIHTDVLAVCQNDKKKKPFSRRGSSQPMARLETLKNVGAGCGPFDGMREGKCYIVRGYTTKPSRYRYFNIDQCHPPERVHCGYPKCPYY, encoded by the exons ATGTTAAGATATGTTGCAATGCTTTTCGTTGTTATTTTTGCTGTGGTGAGTGCATATGATCCTGTTTATGACCCCGTTTATGGAGGCGGTGTCGCCCCACAATATGGAGGAGGCGGTGCCCCACAATATGGAGGTGGTGGTGCCCCTCAGTATGGAGGAGGCGGTGCCCCACAATATAAAGGAGATGGTGCGTCCCAATATGGAGGAAGTGGTGCTCCCCAATATGGAGGAGGTGTTGACCACTATTATGGAGGGCAGGATCAACCTGTACAGTATGGTTATGACTACTACAAAAAGCATTGCCCTTGTAGCAAATCTCATAAGAAAATAGACTTTG TGTTCGTTATCAAATTGGTAACTAAAAACTATAAACCACGAGGCAACAGACGTCGGAATTATTTCTCTATTCATACTGACGTTTTAGCAGTTTGTCAG AATGACAAGAAAAAGAAGCCGTTCAGTAGGAGAGGCAGCAGCCAACCAATGGCTAGACTTGAAACACTTAAAAATGTAGGTGCCGGTTGTGGACCTTTTGATGGCATGCGTGAAGGAAAATGTTATATCGTCAGAG GGTACACAACAAAGCCAAGTCGCTACAGGTATTTCAACATAGACCAATGTCATCCTCCAGAACGTGTTCACTGCGGCTATCCAAAGTGTCCTTACTATTGA